The following nucleotide sequence is from Pygocentrus nattereri isolate fPygNat1 chromosome 25, fPygNat1.pri, whole genome shotgun sequence.
gtctgtgtgtgtgtctggtgtgtgtgtgtgagtgtctgtgtgtgtgtgtgaatgtctgtgtgtgtgtctggtgtgtgtgtgtgagtgtctgtgtgtctggtgtgtgtgtgtgagtgtctgtgtctgtgtgtgtgtgtgtgtgtgtgtgtgtgtgtgtgtgtgtgtgtgtgtgattgtgtttgtgagggtgtgtgtctggtgtgtgtgtctgtgtgtgtctggtgtgtgtgtgtgtgtgtgtgtctggtgtgtgtgtgtgtgtgtctggtgtgtgtgtgtgtgtgtgtgtgtgtgtgtgtgatctgtgtgtctgtgtgtgtgtgtgtctggtatgtgtgtgtgtgtgtgtgtgtgatctgtgtgtctggtgtgtgtgtgtgtgtgtgtgtgtgtgtgtgtgtgtgattgtgtttgtgagggtgtgtgtctggtgtgtgtgtctgtgtgtgtctggtgtgtgtgtgtgtgtgtgtgtgtctggtgtgtgtgtgtgtgtgtctggtgtgtgtgtgtgtgtgtgtgtgtgtgtgtgtgtgatctgtgtgtctgtgtgtgtgtgtgtctggtatgtgtgtgtgtgtgtgtgtgtgatctgtgtgtctggtgtgtgtgtgtgtgtgtgtgtgtgtgtgtgtgtctgtgtgtgtgtgtctggtatgtgtgtgtgtgtgtgtgtgtgatctgtgtgtctgtgtgtgtgtgtgtctggtgtgtgtgtgtgtgtgtgtgtgtgtgtgtgtgtctggggtgtgtgtgtgtgtgtgtgtgtctgtctggtgtgtctgtgtgtgtgtgtgtgtgtgtctggtgtgtgtgtgtgtgtgtgtgtgtgtgtgtgtgtgtgtgtctggtgtgtgtgtgtgtgtgtgtgtgtgtgtgtgtgtgatctgttcTAGTTTAAAGGTGCTCTttgaataaagttaatgttgtTGTTAGTATTATTTGTAGCAGTCGTAGTGAAATGCAATGTATTAAATACACATTCCAAATATTCTGCATAGAATATattttttagaatatatagACAGTATACTGTGATAAATCGTGTGTTTATGGTATTCataatcattatcattattattagtagtagtattgttgtTCTTGCTATTGacaaattttaaattttattccaaatatTCCAGTTTTGTCTTAGAATTAACTGACGacatattacaatatatttcatttatctgtaggatgtgttattattaatattactattatcatttttattattattattattattattattcctattattgttattattattattattattcctattattgttattattattattattaataataatactggtTTGTTTTCCAGGCAGTCCGCTGAATAGAGCTCCTCCTCCTGCGATTGTCGAGGCGGCCTGCAGGGAGGCGGAGGAATACACGCAGGCTGGAGTGGTACTGACCACACGAGCGTCCACTGGACACTTTCTCAGTTCACTTGATCAgttttactccaaatgtagtttTGGTATAATAAAGTCCATCAGCAGGGCTAAAGCAGCAGCACCACGCGCAGCATGACATTCAGTCGGTACTCGGTCCATGTTTATGGATAACAGTGAGAACCTTCGTCAAAACTGCGGAAGTGGGTTTAAGGAGAAATTTCTTCTGAAGAACGTTCGGAGAACGAGGCCCAatttagaaccataaacactcaaagatctatttgcatgcttaaatggttctttgcatgctgacaataacaatagcagaaccctttttggttctttatagacccatgcaaagaaccatttaagcacgcaaatggttctttgagttttcatggttctatacagaaccgttgtctttactaaagaactctcaaagaacctttGACTTCTCTTTGAGTTGGTATCAGCACACATACAGCACGCGTGAATAACCTGGTAGAGATTAAGCTCTGGGTGATGTTCTGTGGTAATGTCCCTTTGTGGCCTTGTGTCCCCTGAGCTCTGCCTGTAGGTGGCGCTCTGCCTGCTTCTTGTTTCTCCAGCCACCTTTAAAGCTGAAGTATCTGAGCCTGAAATTTAAGCGCCAGCTTTTGTGGCTTTTCATGGTGGTTTTGAAACTCAAattttaatatctcaaaattcccccataatcagaggttcagagggtttggtgagAAACGGTCCaggcgtctttacagtggtggtgatgggaaccaggcgtcgccatgacgacaacacagatatagacactttatttaccatccagaaccaccagagaacctacacaagtcttctgagcttatatggaatgttgatgatggaaaacagtggaaaatctggaataatgagttttctttggggactattttgccgcacagcgccctgcatgtctccctccaccatgaatggagttgaagttctctaaactctcataaaacagcgtctcagtcatcaggcagtgaattcagaaccagttcatgtaggaactttctgtaggagcttttagagggacgtctggttcctatcaccaccactgtgagcggctctgactctaagtttatctagaacagagagtttcacaccaaaccgctcagaaccgctctgaatgGGTTCTTATCTGAGACTTATCTGTGCAGAGATATTGAATAAATGGAATTTCATCTTTAACAAGTTTTATTTATCACACAATGTGAGcttgtttctcttctgtctcagAGAGCTGAGCTGATGTCCTGCTCGCTTCGATTACCCACGTGTCCCATTAATGTTCTCGTGTTCTTCAGGACGGCTTGATCATTGAGAACATGCATGACGTTCCGTATGTGTTTGACGTTGGTCCGgaggtgtgtgcgtgtatgaCGGCTGTGTGTACTGCAGTGAGAcacctctgtccatctctgccCATAGGAGTCCAGATCCTGTCTGCTGCCAACCGGCCGGCTCTGGCTACTGCACTGGCCTCAGGTACACGGACACCGACGCGCTTACAGCCAGCCCAGTGTAACGAGAACAGTTGGTGCTGTGAAAAGCTGACATAAGACTCTCTGAGCGTCCACTTGTGTTACGGTCAGCGTTTAGAAGGCGAGTTAGTTTAGCTCAAATAGACGACGAGAGGACTGAATAttattttatgtggccgacgtCTAAATGTTAAACTGACTGATTTAACTCACAGTGACGAAATGATTTTGCTTCAGGCAGTAATTACAACCACAATTCCGAAAAACTCGGGACACTGTGCacaacgtaaataaaaacaaaatgcaatgatgtgcaaatcatttaaaccttacaTGTAATTGgaaatagtataaagacaacaaatcaaatgttgaaactgagaaattttattgttatatgaaaaatatattgccattttggatttgatgccaacaacatgttccaaaaaagttgggacgggggaacaaaagactgggaaagttgtgtaatgctaaaaaaaaaacagctggtggttgattggcaacagccCATTAAcataattgggtataaagagcagctcagagaggcggagtcagaagtaaagaggaggaggggtcaccattctgagaaagactggaccatcaaatggagcaacaactcaagaagaacgttcctcaacataaaacagcaaagagcttctgctttccatcgtctacggtgcagaatatcattaaagactcagagaatctggagaaatctctgtctgtgagggacgaggctgaacaccagtatctgctggccgtgatctttgggccctcaggcagcactgcattaaaaacagacatgattctgtagtggaaatcactgcatgggctcagaaacacttctgaaaaccactgactgtgaacacagttcatcactgcatccacaaacgctgttaaactctaaagcacaaagaagaacccaaatataaacaggacccagaaacgctgccaccttctctgggcctgagctcatttaaaatggactgaagtgGAAAAGAGTCCGGCGGTCTGACggatcaacatctgaaattctttaggaaatcatggacactgtgtcctccagactgaagaccactcagcttgttatcagtgctcagttctaaagccagtattcatgatggtttagggggcattagtgctcatggcctgggtgacctgctcatctgtgaaggctccattaaagctgaatgatataaacatgttttatcaacatctgctgccgtccagacgacgtctttttcagggaaggcctggattatttcagcaagacgacatcaaaccacattctgcatgtattacagcagcactgctccgtattaaaagagtccaggtggtaaaatgatctgcctgcagtccagaccggtcaccactgagaacatttggcgtgttatgaaataaaaaatacgacgaatgagcccctgaaactgacgagcagctgaaatcctgaatcaaaccagaacagaaaatatttacgtttcaaaactacagcggcgtctcctcagttcccaaacacagagctgttaaaagaagaggagatgaaacaCACcagtaaacaggcccccgtcccaacttttttggaacgtgttgttggcatcaaattaaaattgggcaaatatttttcaaaaaacaatcaaagttttcagttttaacattttatatgtctttgtggtgttttcctttaaaaatgtgatttacatgatttgtacatcattgaatcctatttttatttatattctgcacagcatcccaacttttttggaattggggttgtaagaaaACCAAGTTTTTTAATGtgtgtacactatatttccaaaagtatttgctcaccaatccaaatcactgaatccaggtgttccagtcacttccacggccacaggtgtataaagccgagcccctcggcctgcagactgcttctacagacattagtgaaagaatgggtcgctctcaggagctcagtgaattccagcgtggtgccgtgatcgggcgccacctgtgcagcaagtccagtcgtgaaatttcctcactactaaatattccacagtccactgtcagtgggattataacaaagtggaagcgattgggaacgacagcagctcagccacgaagtggtcggccacgtaaaatgacagagtggtcagcggatgctgaggggcatagtgcgcagaggtcaccgactttctgcagagtcaatcactacagacctccaaacttcatgtggccttcagatcagctccagaacagcgtagagagcttcatggaatgggtttccatggctgagcagctgcatccaagccttacatcaccaagcgcaatgcaaagcgtggaatgcagtggagtaaagcgccgccactggactctagagcagtggagacgagttctctggagtgaccaatcatgcttctccatctggaaatccgatgacGAGTCTGGgcttggtggttgccaggagacggtacttgtctgactgcattgtgccgagtgtaaagtttggtggaggggggatcatggtgtgggggtgtttttcaggagttgggctccgccccttagttccagtgaaaggaacacttaaagcttcagctccaagagattctggacaatttcccgctcccaactttgtggaaacagtttggggacggccccttcctgctccaacatgactgaccaccagtgcacaaagcaggtccataaagacgtggatgagccagtttggtgtggaagaacttgactggcctgcacagagtcctgacctcaaccccatagaacacctttgggatgatttagagtggagactgtgagccaggccttctcgtccaacatcagtgtctgacctcacaaatgtgcttctggaagaacggtcagaaattcccataaacactcctaacccttgtggaacgccttcccagaagagttgaagctgttatagctgcaaagggtgggccgacatcatattaaaccctatggattaagaatgggacgtcactcaggttcatatgcgtgagaagccagacgaccggatatttttggaaatacagtgcaTGATGATAATTATTAAAGACAACAGTAAAACAGATGATTACAGTGAACATACGGGCTCATGGTGCTCTGTAgaccacactcttaaaaaagagtgatgttttttagtagagacaatggttctgtatagaacctcagaccatttgcatgcttaaatggttcttcgtgttgcaaagtcattcaaattgatggagaatgtactgtagatggttctatatagaaccttattgaaaagggttccatatagcccCTGAAAGGGGTACTTCCATTGTtaccatgtcaagcttgtaacagtagtagaaccccttttggtggtatatagaactcttttcaaagaggttctatatagaaccattttctgttctAATGagcccttgaaggaccatctttttaagagtgtagatttTTAAGTTGTTGCTGAATctgaatgaaaacattaaataatatattttatcctCATTTCCTGGCTCTGCTGGCTCCTTTTCTCCTGCTGCTGATTTGTGTGAAACCCGCCCTGCTGAATaattttaatgactgttttgagtCTGCAGGGCTGGATTTTATCCGAGCGGAGGGCTTCGTCTTCTCTCACGTAGCTGATGAAGGCCTCCTGGACGCGTGTGCTGGTGAACTCCTGCGCTATCGCAGAAACATCGGAGCAGAACACGTACAGATATTCACAGACATCAAGAAGAAGCACAGGTGAGGTCAGAGTGGCGCATTTATCACCTGCACACCCACCACAGTAACGCAGGACAGTGAAATAATGCATAATAGATTTAATATCATGAATTTAAACACCATAAACTGCAAAACAGTAACATTCTTTACTCATATAACTGCAAGATGTACACACTAGTTTCATAgcaatgaataattcatagaagatactgaataattcataatgaatactgaataattcagagtagatactgaataattcagagtagatactgaatgattcatagtacgtgttgaataagtcatagtagatactgaatcatttatagcagatactgaataattcatactggatattgaataattcatagtagatttatagtagacactgaataattaatagaagatactgaataattcacagtagatactgaataattcatactggatattgaataattcatagtagatttaTAGTAGACACTTAATAATtaatagaagatactgaataattcagagtagatactgaatgattcatagtatgtgttgaataattcatagtagatactgaataattcgtagcagatactgaatgattcaaagtatgcactgaataattcatagaagatactgaatgattcatagtatgtgttgaataattcatagtagatactgaataattcgtagcagatactgaataattaatagaagatactgaataattcacagtagatactgaataattcatagtagatactgaataattaatagaagatactgaataatgtcTAGGTGTTGGcctgttgtgttgtgtgttgttgcAGTGCTCATGCTCTCACAGCAGACGTTAGCATAGCTGAAACAGCGCGAGCGGCTGAGTTTTTCCTTTCGGACGGGCTGATCATCACCGGTTCGGCTACGGGGGTCCAGGCTGATCCTACAGAGCTGAAAGGTGGGCTCCAGCTTGCACTGTTACTCCCACACTCGGTCTGAATAGAGGCTACACTGTGACATGCTGTGTCATCACTACAGCAGGAACAACATCTTTAAATCTTATTGTGctgtatattttgttattttgtataaaataagaaaaatgattaatatggaaagtgattccaaactctTTAATGGTGTGTTTGAcgtattttgtccattttgactgACACCAGTACGACGCCAGCTGGTGGCGTGCGCTGGCACTTTAAGGCACTGGAACGTGTTTGTTCTCCAGCTGATTTATAAACGTGTTCAGGTCCAAGTGTGTTTCCTCTGAATCCCAACACGGGACACGAGGTCACTGCGTGAATCCGAGCTGCTCTTGGCTTAGAGGCACGAGGACATTCAATCCCAGCAGAGCACAGTGGGAGGAATGTGACGAACGcccacagacgcacacacagtCTCGCACGTACACTAACGTTTACTGAGACGCCGCATCCACCCAGACGCCCCCTGCGGCCTCACCTGTCTGTAAGAGCCAGTCCCAGAGTTCAcattataaaatacacaaaagagCATTAATATCATCACAAATAGCTTCAGTATCCTCCTGATTTATCAGTAAAACCGACTAAATACACCACAGAGATGTTTAGACAAAAATCTATTCATTCATTAACAGAATGGATTTCTTATCTATTAAATCTACTAATTAATTACCTACCTGGATGGATTACCTTCAAAACGTTGTAAGCTGTGGGGTTGGTTGGCACAATCTTTCTCAGTCTCCTGAATGTTCTGTACCGAGTCCCTGAAGGGACGTTTTAATGAAAGGGCGcttttttttagataaaaatCTGGTGCGCACTAGATACTATCAGCTGAGCACTCAATACTatcaacaaaatgtatatatacatgtctggactctagagcagtggagacgagttctctggagtgaacaatcacgcttctccgtctgggaatctccgtctggacgagtctgggtttggcggttgccaggagacggtacttgtctgactgcattgtgccgagtgtaaagtttggtggaggggggatcatggtgtggggttgtttttcaggagttgggctcggccccttagttccagtgaaaggaactcttaaagcttcagcaccaagagattttggacaatttcatgctcccaactttgtgggaacagtttggggacggccccttcctgctccaacatgactgcccaccagtgcacaaagcaggtccataaagacgtggatgagccagtttggtgtggaagaacttgactggcctgcacagagtcctgacctcaaccccatagaacacctttgggctgaattagagtggagactgtgagccaggccttctcgtccaacatcagtgtctgacctcacaaatgcgcttctggaagaacggccaaaaattcccataaacactcctaacccttgtggaaagccttcccagaagagttgaagctgttatagctgcaaagggtgggccgacatcatattaaaccctatggattaagaatgggatctcactaaagttcatatgcgtgtgaagccagacgactgtgtgtgtgtgtgtgtgtgtgtgtgtgtgtgtgtgtgtgcgtgtgtgtgtgtgtgtgtgtgtgcgtgtgtgtgcgtgtgtgcgtgtgtgcgtgtgtgcgtgtgtgcgtgtgtgtgtgtgtgtactctaTATAAAGCAACTTTTAAGTCGGTTCAGAGTAGTTTTGTTTGGACAGCCTTAAACGATTACATTGGGCTactttccattttggaaaagtgagGGAGCAGAGGAAG
It contains:
- the zgc:162297 gene encoding uncharacterized protein F13E9.13, mitochondrial isoform X1; the protein is MKFVSLFRRLKSNVIGMIHVGALPGSPLNRAPPPAIVEAACREAEEYTQAGVDGLIIENMHDVPYVFDVGPEVCACMTAVCTAVRHLCPSLPIGVQILSAANRPALATALASGLDFIRAEGFVFSHVADEGLLDACAGELLRYRRNIGAEHVQIFTDIKKKHSAHALTADVSIAETARAAEFFLSDGLIITGSATGVQADPTELKEVAKSVKLPVLIGSGVTYDNVEHYLDANALIIGSHFKKDGRWENDVDPDRVKRFMEKMHQLRK
- the zgc:162297 gene encoding uncharacterized protein F13E9.13, mitochondrial isoform X2, which encodes MRDSSPLNRAPPPAIVEAACREAEEYTQAGVDGLIIENMHDVPYVFDVGPEVCACMTAVCTAVRHLCPSLPIGVQILSAANRPALATALASGLDFIRAEGFVFSHVADEGLLDACAGELLRYRRNIGAEHVQIFTDIKKKHSAHALTADVSIAETARAAEFFLSDGLIITGSATGVQADPTELKEVAKSVKLPVLIGSGVTYDNVEHYLDANALIIGSHFKKDGRWENDVDPDRVKRFMEKMHQLRK
- the zgc:162297 gene encoding uncharacterized protein F13E9.13, mitochondrial isoform X3 — encoded protein: MHDVPYVFDVGPEVCACMTAVCTAVRHLCPSLPIGVQILSAANRPALATALASGLDFIRAEGFVFSHVADEGLLDACAGELLRYRRNIGAEHVQIFTDIKKKHSAHALTADVSIAETARAAEFFLSDGLIITGSATGVQADPTELKEVAKSVKLPVLIGSGVTYDNVEHYLDANALIIGSHFKKDGRWENDVDPDRVKRFMEKMHQLRK